Part of the Sporomusa termitida genome, GCTGACCAATTCCCGGCGAATCATTAATTCAACACAATTGCTGGCAATGTCACAGATGCTCAATAACAGAACCAGAGCCGGTACATTGCCGGTATAATCCCGTATTCTGAGCACTCTGAACAAAAGACCGTAGGTAAGATAATAACAAAAGGATGGCAGATTATGGAGTGTGGCACTCAACAGTGTTTCATTAACAAAAGGATATTTGATGGCCGTACGGAATAAAAGAATGAGGCCGCCCGAGGCTGCCGCCACCCGTACAATAGGCAAACGTTCAAAATATAAGAGCAGTGTGGCAAGCACGGCCACACTGAGCGTAAACCGGAAATAACCGTCAAAGGGGTAAGTAAAAACCAGACCCGTAATACTCACTAACAGGATAATATGGGGAATCATACGTTCATAGCTCCGTCGGTGTGGTTACGGAAAGTATTCAGAAACTCCTCCAGAACACCGGCTGTCAGGCCCCAGATAACATAGTTTTTATATTGATAAAACAACACCTGGTATTTATATCGCCGCCGGTAGCCCTGAGGATAGTCGGGCGGCAGCAGGTCAAAGGGAAAACCGGCCAACGGTTTGGTTGCCATCTCCATCGACGCCACCCGCGGCTTGGTATTGAGTAAAAATTCCAGGGGAACGGTAAATACCTCTGCCACTTCAGCGGCGTTAGGTGTAAACGGTAACCCGGCCGCTAAGTGGATGACAAACGGGTAAATCATTACACCGATGGGATTAACCATAATGTCGAGCGGCCCCAGTACCTCAATCGCTTCCGGCTGCACGTACAGCTCCTCAATCGTTTCCCGTACAGCCGCAGCCAAGGGGCTGCTGTCCGCGGCCTCTATCCTGCCGCCGGGAAAACATATTTCGCCAGGCTGCCACTGCAGGTTGCCTGACCGTACCTCAAACAAAACAGAAGGGTGGCCATCAACATCAACCAGCGGCACGGTAACAGCGGCCTGCAGGTAATTATCAGCATTGGCAATCTTTACTGAGTGGCTGCGCAGCATGGCAGCCACCTGACTTCTTATTTGTTTTATATCCATAATATCCACCTAAAACTCTATTTTTCCCGTCAAACCGGGGGTTACAACTTTTTGCCCGTCATTAGTAATGAAAATAGCTTCGGTATCCGGAAATTGCTGTAATAATCGCTGACCCTTCTCAACCCCGAGCACAAACAGGGCCGTGCTTAAGACATCGGCATCATTATCGACCTTGGAGATAACAGTAACACTGATTACCTGCCGTGGCTGCCCCCCGGTACGGGGATCGATAATATGGGCATATCTCACATT contains:
- a CDS encoding NUDIX hydrolase; translation: MDIKQIRSQVAAMLRSHSVKIANADNYLQAAVTVPLVDVDGHPSVLFEVRSGNLQWQPGEICFPGGRIEAADSSPLAAAVRETIEELYVQPEAIEVLGPLDIMVNPIGVMIYPFVIHLAAGLPFTPNAAEVAEVFTVPLEFLLNTKPRVASMEMATKPLAGFPFDLLPPDYPQGYRRRYKYQVLFYQYKNYVIWGLTAGVLEEFLNTFRNHTDGAMNV